In the Agarivorans sp. Alg241-V36 genome, one interval contains:
- the aceF gene encoding pyruvate dehydrogenase complex dihydrolipoyllysine-residue acetyltransferase, producing MSIEIFVPDIGADEVEVTEILVEVGDSVELEQSLISVEGDKAAMEVPASQAGVVKEIKVAVGDSVATNALIMIFEAEGAAEQPAAAPAEAAAPAASSVELVHVPDIGDDEVEVTEIAVSVGDVIEAEQTLISVEGDKAAMEVPAPFAGTVKAISIAVGDKVSTGSLIMEFEVAGSAPAAPVAEAPAAAPAASQLQEVNIPDIGDDEVEVTEVAVSVGDSVELEQTLISVEGDKAAMEVPAPFAGVVKELKVAVGDKVKTGSLVMVFEVTSAAPAASAPAAAPAEAAKPAAAPAPASKPASAPAKSGEFVENSAYVHASPVIRRLAREFGVDLAKVKGSGRKGRIVKEDVQAYVKQAVKVLESGASTGGGSGMDVAAWPSIDYSKFGEIEEVPLSRIQKISGPALHRNWVKIPHVTQFDEADISEMEAFRKEQNVIAEKQQLGFKITPLVFMLKAAAKTLESMPKFNSALSDDGNSLIMKKYIHIGIAVDTPNGLVVPVVRDVNKKGIYQLSEELVEISKKARAGKLTASDMQGGCFTISSLGGIGGTQFTPIVNAPEVAILGVSRSEMKPKWNGKDFVPKLMLPLALSYDHRVIDGADGARFISTLSGLLGDIRRLVL from the coding sequence ATGAGTATTGAAATTTTTGTACCAGATATTGGCGCTGATGAAGTAGAAGTGACCGAGATCCTTGTTGAAGTTGGCGATAGCGTAGAACTAGAGCAATCGTTAATTTCGGTAGAAGGCGACAAAGCGGCCATGGAAGTTCCGGCTTCTCAAGCTGGCGTTGTAAAAGAAATTAAAGTTGCAGTAGGCGACAGCGTAGCCACCAATGCACTGATTATGATTTTTGAAGCTGAAGGCGCAGCCGAGCAACCAGCGGCTGCTCCAGCAGAAGCCGCTGCCCCTGCAGCGAGTTCAGTAGAATTAGTGCACGTTCCAGATATTGGTGACGACGAAGTAGAAGTAACCGAAATTGCAGTAAGTGTTGGCGACGTGATTGAAGCAGAGCAAACACTTATTTCGGTTGAAGGTGACAAAGCTGCAATGGAAGTACCAGCGCCTTTCGCTGGTACCGTTAAAGCCATTAGTATTGCGGTAGGCGATAAAGTGTCTACCGGTAGCCTTATCATGGAATTTGAAGTAGCGGGTTCTGCACCAGCGGCGCCTGTGGCAGAAGCTCCGGCCGCTGCTCCTGCAGCGTCGCAACTTCAAGAAGTTAACATTCCTGATATTGGCGATGATGAAGTAGAAGTTACCGAAGTAGCGGTTTCTGTTGGCGATAGCGTAGAGCTCGAGCAAACGCTTATCTCTGTAGAAGGTGATAAAGCAGCAATGGAAGTTCCTGCACCTTTCGCTGGTGTAGTGAAAGAGCTTAAAGTCGCCGTTGGCGACAAAGTTAAAACTGGCTCACTGGTAATGGTGTTTGAAGTAACATCAGCTGCGCCTGCAGCAAGTGCACCAGCAGCGGCTCCGGCCGAAGCCGCTAAGCCTGCTGCAGCGCCTGCGCCAGCTAGCAAGCCTGCAAGTGCTCCTGCCAAATCGGGTGAGTTTGTAGAAAACAGTGCTTACGTTCACGCATCACCGGTTATTCGTCGCTTAGCGCGCGAGTTTGGTGTTGATTTAGCCAAGGTTAAAGGTTCGGGCCGCAAGGGTCGTATCGTTAAAGAAGACGTTCAAGCTTACGTTAAGCAAGCGGTTAAAGTTCTAGAGTCAGGCGCTAGCACTGGTGGCGGCTCTGGTATGGACGTAGCTGCATGGCCAAGCATCGATTATTCTAAATTTGGTGAAATAGAAGAAGTTCCATTATCACGTATTCAGAAAATCTCTGGTCCTGCTCTGCACCGCAACTGGGTGAAAATCCCTCACGTTACTCAGTTTGACGAGGCGGATATTTCAGAAATGGAAGCTTTCCGTAAAGAGCAAAACGTGATTGCTGAGAAACAACAGCTAGGCTTTAAGATTACGCCGCTAGTATTCATGCTAAAAGCTGCTGCTAAAACTTTAGAGAGCATGCCTAAGTTTAACTCGGCACTGTCTGATGACGGCAACAGCCTTATCATGAAGAAGTACATCCACATTGGTATCGCAGTAGATACGCCAAACGGTTTGGTTGTGCCAGTAGTACGCGACGTGAACAAGAAAGGTATTTACCAGCTTTCTGAAGAGTTGGTAGAAATTTCTAAGAAGGCACGTGCTGGTAAGCTTACAGCCTCAGACATGCAGGGCGGTTGTTTCACTATTTCTAGCCTTGGCGGTATTGGTGGTACTCAGTTTACCCCTATCGTAAATGCGCCAGAGGTAGCTATCTTGGGTGTTTCACGCAGTGAAATGAAACCAAAGTGGAATGGCAAAGATTTTGTACCGAAGCTAATGTTGCCATTAGCACTGTCTTACGATCACCGAGTGATTGATGGGGCCGACGGTGCCAGATTTATCTCAACATTAAGTGGCTTGTTGGGCGACATTCGCCGACTAGTACTTTAG
- the lpdA gene encoding dihydrolipoyl dehydrogenase, producing the protein MSKEIKTQVVVLGAGPAGYSAAFRAADLGLETVIVERYATLGGVCLNVGCIPSKALLHVAKVIEEAKSLAEHGIVFGEPQTDINKIRTWKEKVIGQLTGGLDGMAKMRKVKVVQGLGKFTGANSLEVTGDDGEATTINFDNAIIAAGSRPVKLPFIPHNDPRVWDSTDALELKEVPGKLLVLGGGIIGLEMGTVYGALGSEIDVVEFADQLVPAADKDVVRAYTKKVKNKFNIMLETKVVAVESKTDGLYVTYEGKQAPHEPVRYDAVLVAVGRVPNGLGLEAEKAGIEVTERGFIEVDKQLRTNVPHIHAIGDIVGQPMLAHKGVHEGHVAAEVISGKKHFFDPKVIPSIAYTEPEMAWVGLTEKEAKAQGINYEASVFPWAASGRAIASDCPDGMTKMIFDKESGRVIGGAVVGTNGGELLGEIGLAIEMGCDAEDIALTIHAHPTLHESVGLAAEIFEGSITDLPNAKAKKKKNRLS; encoded by the coding sequence ATGAGTAAGGAAATCAAGACCCAGGTGGTAGTACTGGGTGCAGGCCCTGCAGGTTATTCTGCTGCCTTCCGTGCTGCCGATTTAGGTTTGGAAACAGTAATTGTAGAACGCTACGCCACCCTCGGCGGAGTATGTTTGAATGTGGGTTGTATCCCATCAAAAGCCTTGTTGCACGTAGCTAAAGTGATTGAAGAAGCAAAATCACTGGCTGAACACGGCATTGTGTTTGGTGAGCCACAAACCGATATTAATAAAATCCGTACCTGGAAAGAGAAAGTAATCGGTCAGTTGACTGGTGGCCTCGACGGTATGGCTAAAATGCGCAAAGTTAAAGTAGTACAAGGCTTAGGTAAGTTTACCGGCGCTAACTCACTAGAAGTAACCGGTGATGACGGCGAAGCCACTACTATTAACTTTGACAACGCAATTATCGCTGCGGGCTCGCGCCCAGTTAAATTGCCGTTTATTCCACACAATGACCCACGTGTATGGGACTCAACAGATGCGCTAGAGCTTAAAGAAGTTCCAGGCAAATTGTTGGTATTGGGTGGCGGTATTATTGGCCTAGAAATGGGTACCGTATACGGTGCGCTAGGCAGCGAAATTGATGTAGTAGAATTTGCTGACCAATTAGTACCAGCGGCTGATAAAGACGTTGTTCGCGCTTACACCAAGAAAGTGAAGAACAAGTTCAACATCATGCTTGAAACTAAAGTAGTAGCAGTTGAGTCGAAAACAGATGGCTTATATGTAACTTACGAAGGTAAGCAAGCGCCACACGAGCCAGTTCGTTATGACGCAGTACTGGTTGCCGTAGGCCGTGTACCAAATGGTCTAGGTTTAGAAGCTGAGAAAGCTGGCATCGAAGTCACCGAGCGTGGCTTTATTGAAGTAGATAAGCAACTACGTACTAACGTGCCGCACATTCATGCGATTGGTGACATTGTTGGTCAACCGATGTTGGCGCACAAAGGTGTGCATGAAGGTCACGTAGCAGCAGAAGTTATCTCTGGTAAGAAGCACTTCTTCGATCCTAAAGTGATTCCTTCAATTGCTTACACCGAGCCAGAAATGGCATGGGTAGGTTTAACCGAGAAAGAAGCCAAAGCACAAGGCATTAACTACGAAGCCTCTGTGTTCCCTTGGGCTGCCTCGGGCCGTGCTATTGCCTCTGATTGCCCAGATGGCATGACTAAGATGATTTTTGATAAAGAGTCTGGTCGTGTAATCGGTGGTGCTGTAGTGGGTACTAACGGTGGTGAATTGTTAGGTGAAATTGGTTTAGCGATTGAGATGGGTTGTGATGCGGAAGACATTGCATTAACCATTCACGCTCACCCCACCTTGCATGAATCGGTTGGCTTGGCCGCAGAAATTTTTGAAGGAAGCATTACCGACCTTCCAAATGCGAAAGCCAAGAAGAAGAAAAATAGACTCAGTTAG
- a CDS encoding patatin-like phospholipase family protein codes for MPQLRKAVWFILLLFVATTAVARPKIGLALSGGGAKGAAHLGVIQLLEQHQIPVDYVAGTSMGAYFGAMLAMGYSAQEIEALTFSIHWESGFVDEVTRSELSLRSKKQKDDYQISLPLGVNQDGVQIPKGAVQGQTMAEILRFATSNLEALESFDELAIPYRAVATDMAAMTPYILKRGDLAVAMQASMSVPGALRPVELDGRLLSDGGVVNNMPVDVLKEMGADIIIAVDIGARLKTQEELNSAVDVVDQLSVFLTRSGTERQIALLTSEDLLISPDVTGIDTADFSLMPLAVERGRQAGSAPIAELAKRIGTADQGKEYLAYQQEVEQRRAQLKLHAEFVVNRIELNNKSGLSDEVILSRLQLNQGELLSKAQLEEKISQLYALGTFERVDYRISTEQGENVIHLDTQEKRWGPGYFDMKFGLQENFTDRTEANMGLGFTLTNLNQYGAEWRNEFEIGSIKRLFTEYYTPFTDNLKYAWLASAEYDKRSRRLYGLSEDVEYLEANFSDTTFLTQVSWNYKPWQEWGLGLAAKHGDIELKGLSGDARYWLYGPYLKFDYDTLNSWAFPTQGKMLDVGLTLYHEDVQGFSSVLAPSFEARWKVPFGWNKHNFNWFGEYGSTGSDFVVPTDAQDLGGFLRLSGFKYEQLSGRYKALTGLMYFYQLHYFQSPVLQAPVFVGGSLENGGVWNSYDDISYSSALWAGSIFAALDTSVLGPVVLAYGHNESEQTLYLFIGNDF; via the coding sequence ATGCCGCAATTGCGTAAAGCTGTTTGGTTTATTTTGCTCCTGTTTGTTGCCACTACGGCAGTTGCCCGCCCCAAAATAGGCTTGGCACTGAGTGGGGGCGGAGCAAAAGGCGCTGCGCATTTAGGCGTTATTCAACTGCTCGAACAGCATCAAATTCCAGTTGATTATGTTGCTGGAACCAGCATGGGAGCTTATTTTGGCGCTATGTTAGCGATGGGCTATAGCGCCCAAGAAATTGAAGCGCTGACCTTTTCTATTCATTGGGAAAGTGGTTTTGTTGATGAAGTAACCCGTAGCGAGTTGTCTTTACGCAGCAAAAAGCAAAAAGATGATTATCAAATTTCTCTACCTCTTGGGGTTAACCAAGATGGAGTTCAAATTCCCAAAGGAGCTGTTCAAGGCCAAACCATGGCCGAGATTCTGCGCTTTGCCACTAGTAACTTAGAAGCCTTAGAAAGCTTTGATGAACTGGCTATTCCCTATCGTGCGGTCGCCACCGACATGGCCGCGATGACGCCTTATATCCTTAAACGTGGCGATTTAGCAGTGGCAATGCAAGCGAGCATGTCGGTGCCCGGTGCCCTGCGCCCGGTGGAGCTAGATGGTAGGCTGCTTTCTGACGGTGGTGTGGTAAACAACATGCCGGTGGATGTGCTAAAAGAAATGGGTGCCGATATCATTATCGCGGTGGATATTGGCGCGCGGCTTAAAACTCAGGAAGAGCTTAACAGCGCAGTTGATGTAGTTGACCAACTATCGGTGTTTCTTACTCGCTCAGGCACCGAGCGACAAATTGCTTTATTAACATCGGAAGACTTACTTATTTCGCCTGACGTAACTGGCATCGATACTGCCGATTTTTCGTTAATGCCATTAGCAGTGGAGCGGGGTAGGCAGGCTGGCTCAGCGCCCATCGCTGAGCTGGCAAAGCGTATTGGAACAGCCGACCAAGGCAAAGAGTATTTAGCCTATCAACAAGAGGTGGAACAGCGCCGCGCACAACTTAAGCTACATGCCGAATTTGTGGTAAACAGAATCGAATTAAATAACAAATCAGGCTTGAGTGATGAGGTGATCTTATCTCGGCTGCAGCTTAATCAAGGCGAGTTGCTTTCTAAAGCGCAGCTAGAAGAGAAAATAAGTCAGCTTTACGCCTTAGGTACCTTTGAGCGTGTTGATTATCGCATTAGCACCGAACAGGGTGAAAATGTGATTCACTTAGATACCCAAGAAAAGCGCTGGGGCCCAGGCTATTTTGATATGAAGTTTGGTCTGCAAGAAAACTTCACAGACCGCACCGAAGCCAACATGGGACTCGGCTTCACGTTAACTAACTTAAATCAATACGGCGCAGAGTGGCGCAACGAGTTTGAAATAGGCTCAATTAAGCGCTTGTTTACCGAGTACTACACACCTTTTACCGACAATCTTAAATACGCTTGGTTGGCTTCGGCCGAATACGATAAGCGCAGTCGACGCTTATATGGCTTAAGCGAAGACGTAGAGTATTTGGAAGCCAACTTTAGCGACACAACTTTCCTTACCCAGGTATCTTGGAACTATAAGCCTTGGCAAGAGTGGGGTTTAGGCCTTGCTGCAAAGCACGGTGATATTGAATTGAAAGGGCTTAGTGGCGATGCGCGCTATTGGCTTTATGGACCTTATTTGAAGTTTGATTACGACACCCTCAATAGTTGGGCTTTTCCCACCCAAGGTAAAATGCTAGATGTTGGCTTGACCCTTTATCATGAAGATGTGCAAGGCTTCTCTAGTGTATTAGCGCCTAGTTTTGAGGCACGTTGGAAAGTGCCATTTGGCTGGAATAAGCACAATTTTAACTGGTTCGGAGAATACGGAAGTACAGGAAGTGATTTTGTTGTGCCAACCGATGCTCAAGATCTAGGTGGCTTTTTACGTCTTTCTGGCTTTAAGTATGAACAGCTATCGGGTCGTTACAAAGCACTAACCGGGCTCATGTACTTTTATCAGCTGCACTATTTTCAATCTCCCGTATTACAAGCGCCCGTTTTTGTCGGCGGTTCCTTGGAGAACGGCGGAGTATGGAATAGCTACGATGACATATCTTACAGCAGTGCTCTTTGGGCTGGCAGTATTTTTGCGGCATTAGACACCAGTGTATTGGGCCCGGTGGTTCTTGCCTACGGTCACAATGAGTCAGAACAAACTTTATATTTATTTATCGGCAATGACTTCTAA